The genome window GATAAATCATGTCAAATTGGGTCTTTAGGGTTGTTAAATTTGGAAGATACGCATCGCTATAATCATAATCAAATAGATACAAATAATGATCGCTTTGTTTAAATTCTGGGGATATAATGTGATCACTGTTTTCGTGCGTAACCGCAAATGACACGAGGGTTGGTGGTACATGTAAGTCTTGATAGGTACCACTCATCGAATCTTTTCCACCAACGGCTGCTAAGTGAAATCCTTTTAATATGTGGTAAGCACCAAGCAATGCGGTAAAAGGTTTAGCCCATTTGTCTGGATCTTTTTCTAAGCGTTCAAAATACTCTTGAAAGGTAAATCGGATAGATTGATGATTCCCACCACACGCGACAATTTTAGCCATCGATTCAATGACCGCATAGGCACTGCCAACATAAGGACTCTTCTCAGAAACAAATGGATCAAACCCATAGGCCATTAATGATACCGTGTCAGTGATACCTTGCTTAACAGGTATTTTATGTACACTCGCTTGTGTTTTAGTTAATTGGTATTTCCCACCATAAGGGGCGAGAACAGTTGTTCGTCCAATCGACGCATCAAACATATCTGATAAGCCTTGCATTGATGCGATTGAAGGAGCCTTTAACATGTGATGAAATTGCGACTCGAGAGTGTCTCCTTCAAATCGTTGATTAAGTGGATTGTGATGAAGGGATTGATTCACCGACACACGTTGGGTTTGTCGCACGCCAGCCGTTTCTAAAAACGACCGTTTAATCCGACAAATCACGTTGTTTTGCCACGTCATTGTTAAATAGTGATCATCTGTGACATCTGCCACTTTGGTGACTTCAATATTCTCTTGTTTACAATAATATTTAAAGGATCTAACATCTTCTTTAGAGACAACGACAGCCATCCTTTCTTGAGATTCACTAATCGCAAGTTCGGTACCGTTAATCCCGTCATACTTCGTTTTTAATTTATCTAAATTGATCTGTACGCCATCACATAATTCACCAATTGCGACACTCACGCCACCAGCGCCAAAATCATTGGCTTTTTTGATCATTTTAGAGACGTTTGGATGACGGAAGAGGCGTTGAATCTTACGCTCTTCTGGAGCATTGCCTTTTTGGACTTCAGAGGCAGACACATCAATCGATTCAGGTGTATGCCGTTTCGATGACCCAGTTGCTCCACCTATGCCATCACGTCCTGTTTTGCCACCAAGTACAAGAATGACATCACCTGGTATAGGGGTTTGTCTAACTAAATCCATTTTTTTAACTGCGCCTATAACCGCACCAATCTCCATCCGCTTTGCTTTATATCCGGGATGAAATAAGGCTTTAACATAAGTCGTTGGTAAGCCAATTTGATTACCGTATGAGGCGTAACCTCGTGCGGCTTCTTTTGAGATTACTTTTTGTGGTAACTTACCATCTAATGTTTTATTCACAGGTTCAGTGATATCAGCTGCGCCAGTAATACGCATTGCTGAATAGACATAACTACGCCCACTTAATGGATCTCTAATCGCTCCGCCAATACATGTTGAGGCTCCACCAAAAGGTTCAATCTCTGTGGGATGATTGTGTGTCTCGTTTTTAAACATCAATAACCAAGGTTCTTTTTTACCATCGACAGTTATCTCGATTTCAATGCTTGCCGCATTGACTTCTTCAGATAGTTCTAAATCATCTAAATGACCGAGATGTCTTTCAAGTCTTGCATTAATGGTTGCTAAATCCATTAATGTGAGTGGTGTTGTTCGATGAGTTATATTACGGGTATGAAGATAATCTTCAAACGTTGATTTAATCATCTGTGATAGATTATTTTCAGAAAATGTGATATTTTCTAAGGCTGTTTCAAACGTTGTATGACGACAATGATCTGACCAATAGGTATCTAAGATTTTAATTTCAGTTTCAGTAGGATCTCGGTCTTCCGCTATAAAATAATCCTGAATGAAGAGTAAGTCATCAAGTGACATCGCTAAATTAAGTGTCTCATGCATATGTTTGAGGGCACTTTGATTGCGATTAATAAACCCTTTATGTACTCCAATAGGTTTAGGAGAAGGCGGTGGGGATAATGTTAAAACTGACAGATTTTTTTCTTGAGATTCGACAGGATTAATTAAATACTGTTTTAATTTTTTGAGTTCTTTCTGTGTCAATACTTCATTGAAACAAATCACAAACCCACTTGTCACCGTTGCTTTCGTAGAAGGGTCTAAGAGTTGTAAACATTGCATCGCAGAGTCAGCCCGTTGATTGAATTGTCCCGGGAGTGACTCGATTGCGATATGATGTAATGTTTCTGGTAATGTCTCATAGATATTATCACGATTTGGTTCGCTAAAAACAGTTGTTAAACTGTGAGTAAGTAGGTATTGATCTATATCAAAAAGGTCATATATGATAAAATACCTTAATGACGGTAATGTGATCATAAGGGTATCTTTAATGTCTTGTTTCAGTGTCTCTGTTTCTATTTGTAAAGATGGGTTCCGTTCTATAAAGAGTCGCTTTTTCATGACATCGCCTCAATAAGTGTTGTGATCTCTGTAATTAGTTTATGTGAATTGTTATGAACAAAGGTAACATGCCCCATTTTGCGTTTAGGACGGGCATCGGTTTTATGATACATGTGAATATGGCCAAAAGGAATGTCTTTTATGTACTTTAGATAATCTAAATCTTCACCAAGGATATTTAACATGAGTGTTGGGGATGTTTGAGTAGGCATTTTGACTTTCTCACCTGTCATCGCTAAGATATGATTATCAAATTGAGATACCGTTGTACCTTCTATTGAGAAATGGCCTGAGTTATGAGGTCTTGGCGCAAATTCATTAAAGATTACCATATTATCTTTAACAAAGAATTCAACTGCAAGCGTACCAACATAATCCAGGGTATCTACTAGTGATTTGGTATAGGATTTGGCTTGTTTCACAACCGTTATTGGCAATGGCTCTGTGACATCAGATAGCCATAAAATCCCCTCTTTATGGGTATTTCTAGGTAGGGGTTGAAAAGCACATTCGCCTGATAAATCTCTTGTGACAATACAACTGATTTCATAATCAAAGTCAATATATTCTTCAACGATTATCTCTTGACTTATGTCAATAGATGTTTGATTTAGATCATCATGCGTTTGAACAATATATTGTCCTTTTCCATCATATCCTCCTGTGGTTGTCTTTAAAATAACAGGTGGTACAATGCTTTTAATATCTGTCAACATATGAAATTGCGGTGTTGGAATATTCAATGATTGGGCAAACTCTTTTTCTGTAAAACGATGTTTAGAGACAGTTAAGGCTTGTGCTTTTTGGGGAAACATAAAGGCGTATTCTTCAACTAAATCTATATCCACATTTTCAAACTCATAGGTCATGACATCGACTTTATTGACGAGTTCATCAAAAGCTGTTTTATCATCATAAGACGCACAAATCATCTCATCAGCTACGTGTCGTAATGGACAGTCAGAATGTGGATCTAATCCAACAACATAATGGTTGTTTTTATGAGCGGCTTCAGCCATCATCATCCCTAACTGGCCACCACCTATAATTCCGATTTTCATTAAATCACAAGCTTTCTATTATCAAGGACGTACTGTGTTTGCTTTTTGCGATATGTCTCAAGTTTTAAAGCGATATCCTGATCGGTTAAAGCGAGTATGCTTGCGGCATATAATCCGGCATTTTTGGCGCCATTAATCGCCATTGTACCTACTGGAACACCTGGGGGCATCTGAACAATTGAAAGCATTGAATCTAACCCATTTAATTTAGACGTTTTAATTGGAACACCAACGACAGGAAGTGGTGTTAAAGAGGCAATCATACCTGGTAAATGCGCAGCCCCACCTGCTCCTGCGATAATGATTTGACGACCTAAGTCTTTTGCATTTGACGCAAACTCATATAAATGCTTTGGCGTACGATGAGCACTTACCACATCGCGTGCATATTCAATCCCTAAACTTTCAAGAATCAAACACGCCTCTTTCATAATTGGCCAATCAGATGTAGATCCCATGACAATACTTACACGTTTCATTTTTTCCTCCTATTTCATATAAAAATGAGATTTTTCACAAAGAAAAATCTCATTGGTTATCAATGATATTTTCTTTGCGTAGTCCTAGATTTACGGTCTAGGGTAGAGACTTGTTTCCTTATTAAACGATTATACGCAAATGATTATTTAGTATAGTTAGGTGCTTCTTGGGTGATGTTTACATCATGAGGATGTGATTCAACTAATCCCGCACCTGTAATTTTAACAAACTGTCCCTTTTTAATGAGTGTTGGTATGTCTTTTGTTCCACAGTATCCCATACCAGATCGTAAGCCGCCACATAGTTGGTAAATTGTGTCAGCTAATTCTCCTTTATAAGGAACGCGTCCTTCAATACCTTCAGGCACTAATTTTTTCGCTTCACCTGTTCCTTTTTGGAAATATCGATCACTCGACCCACGCTTCATAGCCGCTAGAGACCCCATACCGACATACGTTTTAAAACGGCGGCCATTAAAGACAACTTCTTCACCAGGGGATTCTTTTGTGCCAGCGAGTAATGATCCAAGCATGACAGTGTTTGCGCCTGCGGCTAATGCTTTGACAATATCCCCACTAAATTTGATACCACCATCCGCAATAACACAGATATCAGTATCTTTTAAATAGTGATACACATTGTTAATGGCCGTAATTTGTGGAACACCAACTCCAGCAATTACGCGTGTTGTACAAATTGATCCTGGACCAACCCCCACTTTAATTGCGTTTGCGCCTGATTCAACCAGTGTTTTTGCAGCATCCTTGGTAACAACATTACCAGCAATAATATCAAGTTCTGGGAACATTTTACGTACTGCTTTAACGGTTTCTATGACACCTTCTGAATGACCATGAGCACTATCGACTGTAATGATATCAACCCCAGCTTCAACCAATGCTTTTACACGATCTAATGTATCTACACCGACACCAACGGCTGCGCCACAACGTAAGCGCCCACTATCATCCTTTGATGCATTTGGGTAGTTCACAACATTATCAATATCTTTTATTGTGATTAACCCTTTTAAGATATCATGATTATCGACAATAGGGAGTTTTTCAATCCGGTTATCAAGTAAAATCTGTTTGGCTTGATCTAAACTCGTACCGACAGGCGCTGTGATTAAGTTCTCTTTGGTCATGATTTTTGTGACTAACGTATCATCAAGTGTTCGGTATCGTAAATCTCTATTGGTAATAATACCTTGCAGCGTATCATTTTCACTGACAACAGGAAGACCTGATATTTTATACTTAGACATTAACTCTTCAGCATCAAACAGTGTGCTTTTATTGTTAAGTGTAATCGGGTTTAAAATCATACCACTTTGTGATCGCTTTACATAATCAACTTGTTTGGCTTGATCAGAAATTGGCATATTTTTATGGATGAATCCAATACCTCCTTGACGGGCTAACGCAATAGCAAGTCTTGCTTCTGTGACAGTGTCCATCGCTGCCGATAGAATCGGGATGTTTAATGAAATATTTTTCGTTAGTTGCGTCTTTAATGAGACTTGATTAGGTGTTACTGATGATGCTTGTGGGATTAACAAAACATCATCAAATGTTAATCCTTCTTGAATTAATTTACCATGTAAATCCATGTGATCTCCTCCAATTAAAAATGGGTTTCTCCGTATGATAGGACATACAAAGAAACCCATAACATTGTTATAGATCAATTGTACGTAGTCCTAAATTTACGGTCTAGGGTAGAAACTGTTTTCCATATTAAAACGATTATACGTATTTGATAATTTATTCTAACAAATTAATCATTTAATAACAACCACCTAATGGTAAAATATAACGGTTTTCTAATGTAAGTGTTTTCAAATAAAAAAAACAAAAAGAGGGATTACCTTTTTGAGTTCACAATGTTTAAAAACTCCTCTATAAGCATTGGACCAAATTGTGTACCTTTATAATCTATGAGTTCTTGAATAGCATTCTCTTTACTCATTGCGTTACGGTATATGCGGTCATTAGTCATCGCATCCCATGCATCCACAATACTTAAAATACGTGAAAGAAGTGGAATTTCTTCGTCTTTTAACCCTTTAGGATATCCATTGCCATCCCACCATTCATGGTGTGTTAAAATGTAGTATGAAATACCCTCTAAGGCTTCAACATTGCTCGCAATTTTATATCCAATAGATGGGTGTTGCTTCATTCGCTTATATTCTGACTCATTTAACCGACTTGGTTTTTTTAGAATTTTGTCTTCAATCCCAATCTTCCCAACATCGTGCAAAATGGCAAATAATTTAAGATCATTTAACTCATTATGCGATAATCCTATTCTTTGACCGAGTTGAACACATAAGTCTGCTATCCGATTCGCATGTTGTTCTGTTTCGTCACTGCGTTCGAACAAGGCTGTTTTAAGAGATTTAACAATGGAACTGCTTGCGCTTTCTTGGAGGATTAATTTATTGTTAAGCATTCGATCTTCCGCAATTGATAATGCTTCGTGGATGTTGGTTGTTTCCTCCGTACTAGCATAGCCTATAGCGACTGTGAGTGGAAGGTCAAAAATACGTTCTTTAATAATTTTTGTTTTAATTTCCTGAACATAGTTTACAAGGCGATCTTCATTATACCCATTGATAAAGAGACAAAATTCATCGCCACCAATACGAGCAATAAAAGCATCATCTTCAACAATATCTCTTAACATATTTGCATAGTTAATTAATGTATTATCCCCTTCATAAGATGAATACATTTCATTAATGAGTTTCAAACCATTTATGTCACTTAATATGATAGAGACCGTTTCCCCTGTCATAGAAAGTTCCTTCACTTTCTCATTATAACTACTTCGATTATGAACATTTGTCAAGGTATCATATTCGCGCAACTGTTTAATATTCAGTTGGGCATTATTAATTTTTTGAACCTCTTTATGAACCACATAGTATATAATCAGTGTAGAAGCAAAAACAAAAAATAACCCTTTAAGTGTTGAAAAGGACTGATATAATTTAACATTCGTGTTCAGATATAAAAGGGTAAGGTCTGTGACAAAAATCCAGATTGCGCTAAAAATTAAATAAATTATGGCAACCCGAAAGCAGACCCTAGATGATTATGTTTCATCATATCACCTCTCAAGATAATTTTATCACTAATAAGTGTAAGATTAAAGATATATGTTTAAATAAAAAAAAGGATATCCATTGGGACATCCTTAAAGAGTATTTATTTTAAAGCTGATTCAATGAACCAAATTTCTTTATCATAAGCAGCCACATGGTCTTCCATTAAAGCGACTGTGACAAAATCATCATTATTATCTGCTTCTTTACGAATGTTAAGCGCTGATGTTTTTAAGTATTCTAACTCTTCTTTAGCCACTTTCAATGCTTCATCAACTTTTATATTATCATTACTTAGCTCATTCACTTTACTAAGTTCTAAGTATTCTTTAGTTGATGCGAGTGGAAATTCACCCAACATTTTGACACGTTCAGCAACTTCATCAAATTTTAAGAAGAAGTCATCATATAATTTTTCTAAATATACATGGACTTGTTCAAAGTTTTGTCCAACAACATTCCAGTGCAAGTTATGGAATTTAACATTTTCAACTGATAAATCAGCAACATATTGATTCATTAATGTAATTTGAGTATTCATTTTAATTAAATCTCCCTTTCTGTATTTAATATAATATTGAAATGATTACAATTATATTATAGTCATAATTAACGCGTTTTGCAATTGTAACGCGTGTCTTTTTTTAATCGATTTAACCACCATTTCGAAGCTTATAATGAGTGATCATAAAAGAAGAAGTGTCCCTCAAAAAAAGGTAGAGAATTCTCTACCTTTATTCAAATATAGTCAGTAACGCTTTAATATTGTCTATGTGGTAAGTTGCCGGTTCTAATTCCTCTTTTGATCCGAAGCCATAGGTGCACGCGACTGTCGTAATGTTTGTTTTGATTCCGGCATTAATATCGTGATATCGATCACCAATTATTGCATAGTCAGCCGGATAGTTTTGTTTAATCACTTTTATGATGTCTTCCTTAGGTGCGTAATCATATTCCTCTGTACAGATTAAGGTATCGAAGTATTTACTTAAGTCAAATGTCTTATCATGGGTGGCTTTATATTGCATCTTACAATTAGATAAAAAGATAAGATGATACCCTCGTGCTTTTAATTTACGTAATACCTCGAGCGCATGATCATATAAAACTGCATGTTTTTTATCTAAAAGTTCTTGCATTGTTTGTGTAATAATTTGTGAGGCCTCTTGTTTTGCTTGAGAGCTATATTCAAGTGGAAAGTTTGCCCACATTTCTTTAGGCGATTGTCCTAAGAATTGTTTAATCTCTGCTTGAGACCACGTCTTTTCTTGGCCACCATATGCATTTAATAAATATGCGTAAGCTTTTCGAAAAGCTGGCTCATAAATATGAATACTATTATGAAGCGTCCCATCATAGTCGAGGATTAGTGTCTGATAGTGTTTAGGCATCCTTGTCGATATCACGGATGAGGTTAGCCATTTCAATCGCTGTCACAGCAGCGTCAAAGCCTTTGTTTCCTGATTTTGTGCCTGCGCGTTCAATGGCTTGTTCGATAGTATCAGTCGTTAATACGCCAAAGACAACAGGCATT of Candidatus Izemoplasma sp. contains these proteins:
- a CDS encoding DNA starvation/stationary phase protection protein; this encodes MNTQITLMNQYVADLSVENVKFHNLHWNVVGQNFEQVHVYLEKLYDDFFLKFDEVAERVKMLGEFPLASTKEYLELSKVNELSNDNIKVDEALKVAKEELEYLKTSALNIRKEADNNDDFVTVALMEDHVAAYDKEIWFIESALK
- the purE gene encoding 5-(carboxyamino)imidazole ribonucleotide mutase, with translation MKRVSIVMGSTSDWPIMKEACLILESLGIEYARDVVSAHRTPKHLYEFASNAKDLGRQIIIAGAGGAAHLPGMIASLTPLPVVGVPIKTSKLNGLDSMLSIVQMPPGVPVGTMAINGAKNAGLYAASILALTDQDIALKLETYRKKQTQYVLDNRKLVI
- a CDS encoding 5-(carboxyamino)imidazole ribonucleotide synthase, translating into MKIGIIGGGQLGMMMAEAAHKNNHYVVGLDPHSDCPLRHVADEMICASYDDKTAFDELVNKVDVMTYEFENVDIDLVEEYAFMFPQKAQALTVSKHRFTEKEFAQSLNIPTPQFHMLTDIKSIVPPVILKTTTGGYDGKGQYIVQTHDDLNQTSIDISQEIIVEEYIDFDYEISCIVTRDLSGECAFQPLPRNTHKEGILWLSDVTEPLPITVVKQAKSYTKSLVDTLDYVGTLAVEFFVKDNMVIFNEFAPRPHNSGHFSIEGTTVSQFDNHILAMTGEKVKMPTQTSPTLMLNILGEDLDYLKYIKDIPFGHIHMYHKTDARPKRKMGHVTFVHNNSHKLITEITTLIEAMS
- a CDS encoding phosphoribosylformylglycinamidine synthase; this translates as MKKRLFIERNPSLQIETETLKQDIKDTLMITLPSLRYFIIYDLFDIDQYLLTHSLTTVFSEPNRDNIYETLPETLHHIAIESLPGQFNQRADSAMQCLQLLDPSTKATVTSGFVICFNEVLTQKELKKLKQYLINPVESQEKNLSVLTLSPPPSPKPIGVHKGFINRNQSALKHMHETLNLAMSLDDLLFIQDYFIAEDRDPTETEIKILDTYWSDHCRHTTFETALENITFSENNLSQMIKSTFEDYLHTRNITHRTTPLTLMDLATINARLERHLGHLDDLELSEEVNAASIEIEITVDGKKEPWLLMFKNETHNHPTEIEPFGGASTCIGGAIRDPLSGRSYVYSAMRITGAADITEPVNKTLDGKLPQKVISKEAARGYASYGNQIGLPTTYVKALFHPGYKAKRMEIGAVIGAVKKMDLVRQTPIPGDVILVLGGKTGRDGIGGATGSSKRHTPESIDVSASEVQKGNAPEERKIQRLFRHPNVSKMIKKANDFGAGGVSVAIGELCDGVQINLDKLKTKYDGINGTELAISESQERMAVVVSKEDVRSFKYYCKQENIEVTKVADVTDDHYLTMTWQNNVICRIKRSFLETAGVRQTQRVSVNQSLHHNPLNQRFEGDTLESQFHHMLKAPSIASMQGLSDMFDASIGRTTVLAPYGGKYQLTKTQASVHKIPVKQGITDTVSLMAYGFDPFVSEKSPYVGSAYAVIESMAKIVACGGNHQSIRFTFQEYFERLEKDPDKWAKPFTALLGAYHILKGFHLAAVGGKDSMSGTYQDLHVPPTLVSFAVTHENSDHIISPEFKQSDHYLYLFDYDYSDAYLPNLTTLKTQFDMIYHHITTKQIVSARAITTGGIAESLAKSSFGNKIGVTVATVLPLFQKKYGAILVESKVRLEGAHIHYLGQTTSDPVLHINGIRLSIDDAIQMNRARYKDIYPLYAQHGFQLESDAIDMTYEAQTYPKKVSRVTVLQPVFPGTNCEYDTMAAFKHKHVFVKTLVFNNQNETQIKHSIKELVKWINKSHILMFSGGFSSGDEPDGSGKFIANVLRHKEVKEAIHSFLDKKHLILGICNGFQALVKSGLLPYGHIQPLTSQSPTLHKNTINRHVSRFVNTQVSSIKSPWLSSFSLGDIHTIPVSHTEGNFTINESLYRELKEHGQIAFQYVDYTNQPSCHPKFNPNGSDYAIEGIISLNGLILGKMGHSERYAPGLFKNITGNLDQNIFRNGIQYFLQGGHNE
- a CDS encoding diguanylate cyclase, with protein sequence MVHKEVQKINNAQLNIKQLREYDTLTNVHNRSSYNEKVKELSMTGETVSIILSDINGLKLINEMYSSYEGDNTLINYANMLRDIVEDDAFIARIGGDEFCLFINGYNEDRLVNYVQEIKTKIIKERIFDLPLTVAIGYASTEETTNIHEALSIAEDRMLNNKLILQESASSSIVKSLKTALFERSDETEQHANRIADLCVQLGQRIGLSHNELNDLKLFAILHDVGKIGIEDKILKKPSRLNESEYKRMKQHPSIGYKIASNVEALEGISYYILTHHEWWDGNGYPKGLKDEEIPLLSRILSIVDAWDAMTNDRIYRNAMSKENAIQELIDYKGTQFGPMLIEEFLNIVNSKR
- a CDS encoding HAD family hydrolase, with translation MPKHYQTLILDYDGTLHNSIHIYEPAFRKAYAYLLNAYGGQEKTWSQAEIKQFLGQSPKEMWANFPLEYSSQAKQEASQIITQTMQELLDKKHAVLYDHALEVLRKLKARGYHLIFLSNCKMQYKATHDKTFDLSKYFDTLICTEEYDYAPKEDIIKVIKQNYPADYAIIGDRYHDINAGIKTNITTVACTYGFGSKEELEPATYHIDNIKALLTIFE
- the guaB gene encoding IMP dehydrogenase, whose translation is MDLHGKLIQEGLTFDDVLLIPQASSVTPNQVSLKTQLTKNISLNIPILSAAMDTVTEARLAIALARQGGIGFIHKNMPISDQAKQVDYVKRSQSGMILNPITLNNKSTLFDAEELMSKYKISGLPVVSENDTLQGIITNRDLRYRTLDDTLVTKIMTKENLITAPVGTSLDQAKQILLDNRIEKLPIVDNHDILKGLITIKDIDNVVNYPNASKDDSGRLRCGAAVGVGVDTLDRVKALVEAGVDIITVDSAHGHSEGVIETVKAVRKMFPELDIIAGNVVTKDAAKTLVESGANAIKVGVGPGSICTTRVIAGVGVPQITAINNVYHYLKDTDICVIADGGIKFSGDIVKALAAGANTVMLGSLLAGTKESPGEEVVFNGRRFKTYVGMGSLAAMKRGSSDRYFQKGTGEAKKLVPEGIEGRVPYKGELADTIYQLCGGLRSGMGYCGTKDIPTLIKKGQFVKITGAGLVESHPHDVNITQEAPNYTK